From Brassica napus cultivar Da-Ae unplaced genomic scaffold, Da-Ae ScsIHWf_2544;HRSCAF=3288, whole genome shotgun sequence, one genomic window encodes:
- the LOC125601392 gene encoding photosystem II D2 protein codes for MNRRIAMTIALGKFTKDEKDLFDIMDDWLRRDRFVFVGWSGLLLFPCAYFALGGWFTGTTFVTSWYTHGLASSYLEGCNFLTAAVSTPANSLAHSLLLLWGPEAQGDFTRWCQLGGLWAFVALHGAFALIGFMLRQFELARSVQLRPYNAIAFSGPIAVFVSVFLIYPLGQSGWFFAPSFGVAAIFRFILFFQGFHNWTLNPFHMMGVAGVLGAALLCAIHGATVENTLFEDGDGANTFRAFNPTQAEETYSMVTANRFWSQIFGVAFSNKRWLHFFMLFVPVTGLWMSALGVVGLALNLRAYDFVSQEIRAAEDPEFETFYTKNILLNEGIRAWMAAQDQPHENLIFPEEVLPRGNAL; via the coding sequence ATGAATAGGAGGATCGCTATGACTATAGCCCTTGGTAAATTTaccaaagacgaaaaagatttatttgatattatggaTGACTGGTTACGGAGGGACCGCTTCGTTTTTGTAGGTTGGTCTGGTCTATTGCTCTTTCCTTGTGCCTATTTCGCTTTGGGGGGTTGGTTCACAGGTACAACCTTTGTAACTTCATGGTATACTCATGGATTGGCTAGTTCCTATTTAGAAGGTTGCAATTTTTTAACCGCTGCAGTTTCTACTCCTGCTAATAGTTTAGCGCATTCTTTGTTGTTACTGTGGGGTCCTGAAGCACAAGGAGATTTTACTCGTTGGTGTCAATTAGGCGGTCTGTGGGCTTTTGTTGCTCTCCACGGTGCTTTCGCATTAATAGGTTTTATGTTACGTCAATTTGAACTTGCTCGATCTGTTCAATTGCGACCTTATAATGCAATCGCATTCTCTGGTCCAATTGctgtttttgtttctgtctttctaatTTATCCACTAGGTCAATCTGGTTGGTTCTTTGCGCCTAGTTTTGGTGTAGCGGCTATATTTCGATTCATCCTCTTTTTCCAAGGGTTTCATAATTGGACATTGAACCCATTTCATATGATGGGAGTCGCTGGTGTACTGGGCGCGGCTCTGTTATGCGCTATTCATGGTGCTACTGTAGAAAATACTTTATTTGAAGATGGTGATGGTGCAAATACATTCCGTGCTTTTAACCCAACTCAAGCCGAAGAAACTTATTCAATGGTCACCGCTAACCGCTTTTGGTCACAAATCTTTGGGGTTGCTTTTTCCAATAAACGTTGGTTACATTTCTTTATGTTATTTGTACCAGTAACTGGTTTATGGATGAGTGCTCTTGGAGTAGTCGGTCTAGCTTTGAACCTACGTGCCTATGACTTCGTTTCCCAGGAAATCCGTGCAGCGGAAGATCCGGAATTTGAGACTTTCTAtactaaaaatattcttttaaacgAAGGTATTCGCGCTTGGATGGCGGCTCAAGATCAGCCTCATGAAAACCTTATATTCCCTGAGGAGGTTCTACCACGTGGAAACGCTCTTTAA